In one window of Cryptococcus depauperatus CBS 7841 chromosome 3, complete sequence DNA:
- a CDS encoding orotidine 5'-phosphate decarboxylase, with translation MPHSTTLKTYAERVALHENPTAKKILEIMDRKKTNLAVSVDVTKADEVLKIVRQVGPSICIVKTHCDIIEDFTPQFTEELVKLSRELDFIIFEDRKFADIGNTVSLQYSSGVHKIASWADLTNAHAVPGPGIISGLSAVGKPLGRALLLLAEMSSKGALAVGDYTKQTMQMAKEAGREFVIGFIAQSRVDQDEKDDWLIMCPGVGLAAKGDKHGQQYRTPKEVVYEDGADVIIVGRGIYGVDGGEQAVRNEAEKYRAEGWKAYEERLNKGM, from the exons ATGCCTCACTCaacaactttgaaaacTTACGCAGAGCGTGTCGCCTTGCACGAAAATCCCACAGCCAAGAAGATCTTGGAGATAATGGACAGGAAAAAGACCAATCTCGCAGTTAGTGTGGATGTCACCAAGGCCGACGAGGTGCTCAAGATTGTAAGGCAAGTTGGGCCTAGCATCTGTATAGTAAAA acTCATTGCGATATCATTGAAGATTTCACTCCGCAATTTACAGAAGAGCTTGTCAAGCTCTCTCGAGAACTTGATTTCATAATTTTCGAAGATAGAAAATTTGCTGATATTG GAAATACGGTTTCTCTTCAATACTCCTCTGGTGTCCACAAGATTGCCTCCTGGGCAGACCTTACCAATGCCCATGCTGTTCCAGGACCCGGTATCATCTCTGGCCTTTCTGCTGTTGGTAAACCGCTCGGCCGAGCTCTCTTGCTTCTCGCGGAGATGTCCTCCAAGGGCGCTCTTGCTGTCGGTGATTATACCAAGCAGACTATGCAAATGGCCAAAGAGGCGGGAAGGGAGTTTGTTATCGGCTTCATAGCCCAAAGTCGTGTTGACcaggatgagaaagatgatTGGTTGATTATGTGTCCTGGCGTTGGCCTGGCTGCCAAAGGGGACAAGCATGGACAGCAGTATCGTACGCCTAAAGAAGTGGTCTACGAGGATGGGGCAGATGTCATTATCGTTGGAAGGGGTATCTATGGGGTGGATGGGGGCGAACAGGCTGTTAGAAACGAGGCAGAGAAATATAGGGCTGAGGGTTGGAAAGCATATGAGGAGAGGTTGAATAAGGGTATGTAA